A portion of the Bacteroides faecium genome contains these proteins:
- a CDS encoding DUF4458 domain-containing protein has product MNKKIYSILFFVPLLVSFLTMCMVTGCSDDDEQLQSGYGYVQFKLLKSASFGNASTTRATTPTDKLEMLGEAQKVKVVMQYNGSTITQTLPLNSYNAGNAEFGLRSNKLELLAGNYTIIGFYLYDKLDQVLYAGPGGESCMFTVVAGGLHAQPLVVDAVARGMVTFKLVKDFGKTRSEEDNAYPFGNIELIKVVVKNLFTQELVTINNLRVNHEQDFTDKPADGYTDRNQETSYAKCDTVVWLKAGTYEVSSYTTYSDKDGKYTLETASVKAVKPFVVKDNEKTEDAEVPVRLSETAEYIKDYQALKAIWEKMGGSNWKYYGETAPIGSNWNFNKDIDLWGQQPGVQLLENGRVALLSLVGFGIEGDLPDEIGQLTELRTLSLGTHDEKLGGHLLDNYSVNMTEEQRKAIRMDYDTKFLAKDPREGLSDILKKGINDNPKMKPIKSSRVSLKDIQAGVMTNKLTGISRAVMRLTKLEQLFVGNCPIKSDHFFVDVKPDSPYYEEKDDWKWADMAALTDIEIYNCPKLTSLPTEMLSELTEVISLNIACNQGIPGYQLKLDWEAITEGKSADKIQLLYMGFNNLEEFPDNDHLKKMVKLGLLDCTNNKIHTLQPFGKEIQLVKFYLDYNQITDIPYIYDNATETNFFFGWNDLETFSCTHNQLTKVPDIFNAKSKYVMGAVDFSNNMISGFENNDEHKGINAGSINLSNNCLEEFPAILAKKESPMQMLMLSGNGMKTIPKGALSGKMVREALTSLDLTHNKLSELTDDFYVINMPVLYGIDLSYNCFSKFPTQPLSINYLAVFGITNQRDADGNRILREWPTGLYKNPSLKAFYISSNDLRKIEDTISPFISTFDIKDNPNISINLSTVCPYIQAGQYRLIYDKTQDIRGCDALDLDK; this is encoded by the coding sequence ATGAATAAGAAAATATATTCCATATTATTCTTTGTCCCTCTCCTCGTCAGTTTTTTGACGATGTGTATGGTGACAGGATGCTCCGATGATGACGAACAATTGCAATCCGGTTACGGATATGTGCAGTTTAAGTTGTTGAAGAGTGCATCTTTCGGAAATGCTTCGACTACACGTGCAACGACGCCTACCGATAAACTGGAAATGTTGGGCGAAGCACAGAAAGTGAAAGTCGTTATGCAATATAACGGCTCCACCATTACTCAAACTCTACCCTTAAACTCGTATAATGCGGGAAATGCAGAATTTGGATTACGTAGTAATAAGTTGGAGTTGCTGGCGGGAAATTATACCATTATAGGCTTTTATTTATACGATAAGCTGGATCAAGTATTATATGCAGGTCCCGGTGGTGAGAGTTGTATGTTTACTGTTGTTGCGGGCGGACTGCATGCACAACCCTTGGTGGTGGATGCAGTAGCTCGGGGCATGGTGACATTTAAGTTAGTCAAGGACTTTGGCAAAACTCGTAGCGAAGAGGACAATGCTTATCCGTTTGGTAATATTGAGTTGATTAAGGTTGTAGTAAAGAACCTGTTCACGCAGGAGCTAGTTACAATAAACAATCTTCGTGTCAATCATGAACAGGACTTTACTGATAAACCTGCCGACGGGTATACCGACAGAAATCAGGAAACCTCATATGCCAAATGTGATACAGTGGTATGGCTGAAAGCCGGAACTTATGAAGTTAGCAGTTACACCACCTATTCCGACAAAGACGGCAAGTATACACTGGAAACAGCTTCTGTGAAAGCGGTGAAGCCATTTGTAGTAAAGGATAATGAGAAAACCGAGGATGCGGAAGTCCCCGTGCGCCTTTCCGAAACTGCCGAATACATCAAGGACTACCAGGCATTGAAAGCCATTTGGGAAAAGATGGGAGGCTCAAATTGGAAATACTACGGTGAAACCGCTCCGATAGGTAGTAACTGGAACTTTAATAAGGACATCGACCTGTGGGGACAACAGCCGGGCGTGCAACTGTTGGAAAACGGACGTGTGGCGCTATTATCCCTTGTGGGTTTTGGCATCGAGGGTGACTTGCCCGACGAAATAGGACAACTCACCGAGTTGCGAACCTTGTCATTGGGTACACATGACGAAAAACTCGGAGGACATCTACTCGATAACTACTCCGTCAACATGACCGAAGAACAGCGTAAAGCCATAAGAATGGATTATGATACCAAATTCCTGGCTAAAGACCCGCGCGAAGGATTATCAGACATTCTGAAAAAAGGGATTAACGACAATCCCAAGATGAAGCCGATTAAGAGCAGCCGCGTATCTTTGAAAGATATTCAGGCTGGCGTCATGACGAATAAATTGACCGGTATATCCAGAGCTGTCATGAGACTGACAAAGTTAGAACAGCTTTTTGTGGGTAATTGTCCCATTAAAAGTGATCATTTCTTTGTGGATGTGAAGCCGGACTCTCCTTATTATGAAGAAAAGGATGATTGGAAGTGGGCGGATATGGCTGCTCTGACGGATATTGAAATATACAACTGCCCCAAACTGACGAGCTTACCCACGGAAATGCTAAGTGAGTTGACCGAAGTGATTTCACTTAACATTGCTTGCAACCAAGGTATCCCCGGATACCAACTTAAATTGGACTGGGAAGCAATCACTGAAGGAAAATCGGCGGATAAAATCCAGCTTCTCTATATGGGATTCAATAATCTGGAAGAATTTCCGGACAACGATCATCTCAAAAAGATGGTTAAATTGGGATTGTTGGATTGCACGAATAATAAAATCCATACGTTGCAACCTTTTGGAAAAGAAATTCAACTAGTGAAGTTTTATTTGGATTATAATCAGATTACTGATATTCCCTATATCTACGATAATGCCACTGAAACGAACTTCTTCTTCGGATGGAATGATTTGGAAACCTTCAGTTGCACGCACAATCAGTTGACGAAAGTTCCGGATATCTTTAATGCGAAGTCTAAATATGTGATGGGTGCCGTTGACTTCTCTAATAATATGATTAGTGGATTTGAGAATAATGATGAACACAAGGGGATTAACGCTGGCTCCATCAACTTGAGCAATAACTGCTTAGAGGAATTTCCAGCTATCTTAGCCAAGAAAGAATCTCCTATGCAGATGTTGATGCTCTCGGGCAATGGGATGAAGACCATTCCTAAGGGGGCACTGTCCGGAAAGATGGTACGGGAGGCTCTTACCAGCCTGGACCTCACTCACAACAAACTGTCCGAACTGACCGATGACTTCTACGTAATCAATATGCCTGTGTTATATGGAATAGACCTTAGTTACAATTGTTTCTCTAAATTCCCTACTCAGCCGTTATCAATCAATTATTTGGCTGTATTCGGTATCACTAATCAACGGGATGCGGATGGAAACAGAATATTACGTGAATGGCCTACGGGGCTTTATAAGAATCCTAGTCTGAAAGCTTTCTATATCAGCTCTAATGATTTACGCAAGATAGAGGATACTATCTCACCATTTATTTCTACGTTTGATATTAAGGATAATCCTAATATCTCAATCAACTTAAGCACTGTATGTCCCTATATCCAAGCCGGACAATATAGGTTGATTTATGATAAGACGCAGGATATTCGCGGCTGTGATGCACTAGACCTGGATAAATAA
- a CDS encoding BACON domain-containing protein yields MKYLIKIALGLFVYMVAIAACKDDDDSGIAGFAIDKEDITMGADGGTDVVTVSSGGEWTASSSEPWVSISPASGSGVTECAIAIDSTLIKGMRTAEIRFTPRGQAPGVMTVHQTGYGKMIHIEKKDIEIESSAKYEERHFDVTVTTNVAFQMSVEYVNPDNTGWIILPTKTTVDLDRGSRPRTTKIRVDWMMNPDFDTRVAKINFLPQKTEDELEQPVSMTVTQKAAPKIEDNRTGDSLTLLTIRERMGAGNNWDPSENMRNWEDVVLWEEGDKGLPDDKAVGRIRSVNFTLFDTKESIPQEVHYLTYVESLYFFSNTNTATKSIKLENDVCGLKYLKKLTVSAYGLTEITDDLAEKLGNQLELLDISSNNFDLIPDILTKENFPVLKILDLRTNRRMVLTDLREKDNATKYPNGIGMFFNTEKDPSLRRLLLWDTLEELRLSYNYMEGTIPDFKVGEDGVTGYTDEDIEVFGDTIQYLYDHPEIPKILPKARVLSLNLNFFTGKLPDWLLYHPHLIEWNPEVLIFNQETGIDTEGKKARFDNEPATLDYYYDAFPKFRKKYQTKK; encoded by the coding sequence ATGAAATATTTAATAAAAATAGCATTAGGATTATTCGTTTACATGGTTGCTATAGCAGCCTGTAAAGATGATGATGATAGTGGTATTGCAGGCTTCGCGATAGACAAGGAGGATATCACGATGGGCGCTGACGGGGGCACAGACGTAGTAACTGTTTCTTCGGGAGGCGAATGGACGGCAAGTTCTTCGGAGCCGTGGGTAAGTATCTCACCTGCCAGTGGTAGCGGGGTAACCGAGTGTGCGATTGCCATCGACTCTACCCTCATAAAAGGAATGCGCACGGCAGAAATTCGCTTTACTCCCCGTGGACAGGCTCCGGGTGTGATGACCGTACATCAAACGGGATATGGTAAAATGATCCATATCGAAAAGAAGGATATCGAAATAGAATCTTCCGCCAAATATGAAGAGCGTCATTTCGATGTTACCGTAACGACAAACGTTGCTTTCCAAATGAGTGTGGAGTATGTGAATCCCGACAATACGGGCTGGATTATTTTACCAACAAAGACTACTGTCGACCTGGATAGGGGATCGCGTCCGCGAACTACTAAAATCCGTGTGGACTGGATGATGAATCCAGATTTTGATACTCGTGTAGCCAAAATTAACTTCCTGCCTCAGAAAACAGAAGATGAACTGGAACAGCCGGTATCGATGACTGTTACTCAAAAAGCCGCTCCTAAAATTGAAGATAACCGAACGGGTGATTCCTTGACATTGCTTACTATCAGAGAACGCATGGGAGCGGGTAATAATTGGGACCCCAGTGAGAATATGAGAAACTGGGAAGATGTGGTCTTGTGGGAAGAAGGCGATAAAGGCCTTCCCGATGATAAGGCTGTGGGACGTATACGTTCTGTTAATTTCACTTTGTTTGATACCAAGGAGTCCATTCCGCAGGAAGTTCACTATCTCACTTATGTAGAGTCCTTATATTTCTTTAGCAATACCAATACGGCAACTAAAAGCATCAAATTGGAAAATGATGTATGCGGCTTGAAGTATTTGAAAAAGTTGACGGTGAGTGCCTACGGTCTGACGGAAATAACAGATGACCTTGCTGAGAAGCTAGGCAATCAATTGGAACTTTTGGATATAAGCAGCAATAATTTTGATTTGATACCTGATATTTTGACCAAAGAAAACTTCCCTGTACTAAAGATCTTGGATTTGAGAACTAATCGGCGAATGGTACTTACCGACCTTAGAGAGAAAGATAATGCTACCAAATATCCTAATGGTATCGGTATGTTCTTTAATACAGAAAAAGACCCTTCATTACGGAGGTTATTATTGTGGGATACGTTGGAGGAATTACGTTTATCCTATAATTATATGGAAGGTACCATACCCGACTTTAAGGTTGGAGAGGATGGAGTGACCGGTTATACAGATGAAGATATAGAGGTGTTTGGAGACACCATACAGTATTTGTATGACCATCCTGAAATACCTAAGATACTTCCTAAAGCTAGGGTGCTGTCTTTGAATTTGAACTTTTTCACCGGAAAGCTGCCCGATTGGCTATTATACCATCCGCACTTAATAGAGTGGAATCCGGAAGTATTGATCTTTAATCAAGAAACAGGTATAGACACTGAAGGGAAGAAAGCCCGTTTTGACAACGAGCCTGCTACCTTGGATTATTATTATGATGCATTTCCAAAATTCAGAAAAAAATATCAAACTAAAAAATAA
- a CDS encoding S8 family peptidase, with protein MKRLYIYILIFALVAGACSDHDLVEQAPATPGTPGTTIPEGAADGELLIKFVPEMSDLLDRTFKTRAAGAATRSGIPSTDEVLSILGAYEFERVFPVDVRTEEQARRAGMHLWYIVRFDKNTDLNEAMERLSKLGEISKIQCNPTIQRVYDPKKKMVVVNEASLSKMKTRATDNDFPFNDELLPRQWGYINQGSYDFSYIAPAIAGADVNCKEAWDLCTGDPEIIVAVLDEGVMWSHPDLEANMWVNESEELGSDRDADNNGYKGDRYGYNFVKNTGIISWQNAEDTGHGTHVAGTIAAVNNNGIGVSSIAGGDGTHKGVRIMTCQVFEGEAGVTMAAEAKAIKYAADNGAVILQCSWGYNSAYSSPLVYIPGPATDEEWGQLYPLEKDALDYFIHNAGSPSGVIEGGLAIFASGNEYSAISSYPAAYEGCVSVAAIAADYTPSSFTNYGAEVDFCAPGGDSDYYGATGVEQDNEDTTIDQGMILSTLVVNAKPAYGYNEGTSMACPHVSGVAALGLSYAVQKRRHFKAQEFLDLMKSTAREVDGYYKGYKKYNYLHVSPGFTPTKMDLPSYRGKMGKLIDAGALLHAIAGSGSDMKVPNLYVAIDKGVVIDFARYFANGENLTYECTVNNASKVQITLQNSRLTVKGLAAGMTSAMVKASDGKTQAFTITVRKNASDTGWM; from the coding sequence ATGAAAAGGCTATATATATACATCTTGATATTCGCCTTGGTGGCAGGAGCTTGTAGTGACCATGACTTGGTCGAGCAGGCTCCGGCAACTCCGGGCACTCCCGGTACAACGATACCTGAAGGGGCTGCCGACGGTGAATTATTGATTAAGTTTGTTCCGGAAATGAGCGATTTACTCGACCGGACATTTAAGACACGTGCTGCGGGCGCTGCCACACGCTCCGGCATTCCTTCCACAGACGAGGTACTTTCTATACTGGGAGCATACGAATTTGAGCGAGTCTTTCCGGTAGATGTACGTACTGAGGAACAGGCACGCAGGGCAGGCATGCACCTGTGGTACATTGTACGCTTCGATAAAAATACGGATCTGAATGAAGCAATGGAGAGACTCTCCAAATTAGGAGAGATATCGAAAATTCAGTGCAACCCTACTATTCAGCGGGTTTATGATCCTAAAAAGAAGATGGTGGTGGTTAACGAAGCATCTCTGAGTAAAATGAAAACCCGTGCTACTGATAATGACTTTCCGTTTAATGATGAACTGTTGCCGCGGCAGTGGGGGTATATTAATCAGGGGAGTTATGACTTCTCATACATTGCTCCTGCTATTGCAGGCGCCGATGTTAATTGTAAGGAAGCATGGGATTTATGTACGGGTGATCCTGAAATCATTGTGGCTGTGCTGGATGAAGGCGTTATGTGGAGTCATCCCGATTTGGAAGCCAATATGTGGGTGAACGAAAGTGAAGAACTGGGTTCCGATAGGGATGCCGACAACAATGGATATAAAGGAGACAGGTATGGCTACAATTTTGTAAAGAATACCGGAATTATTTCCTGGCAAAATGCTGAAGACACAGGACACGGCACACATGTGGCCGGCACCATAGCAGCTGTTAACAATAACGGCATAGGAGTCAGCAGTATTGCCGGAGGTGATGGTACCCATAAAGGCGTGCGGATTATGACTTGCCAAGTTTTTGAAGGTGAGGCGGGAGTAACGATGGCGGCGGAAGCAAAAGCAATTAAGTATGCGGCCGACAATGGTGCCGTTATTCTTCAGTGTAGCTGGGGATACAATTCTGCCTATTCCAGCCCACTGGTGTACATACCGGGACCGGCTACCGATGAAGAATGGGGACAGCTTTATCCGCTCGAAAAAGATGCTTTGGATTATTTCATTCATAACGCCGGTTCCCCCAGTGGAGTTATTGAAGGCGGACTGGCTATTTTTGCTTCCGGCAATGAATATTCAGCCATATCTTCTTATCCGGCGGCTTATGAAGGTTGTGTTTCGGTTGCTGCCATTGCGGCAGATTACACGCCGTCCTCCTTTACAAACTACGGAGCAGAAGTAGACTTTTGTGCGCCAGGTGGTGACAGTGACTATTATGGTGCTACGGGTGTAGAACAGGATAATGAAGATACAACTATAGATCAGGGTATGATTCTTTCCACATTAGTGGTAAATGCCAAACCTGCTTACGGCTATAATGAAGGAACTTCGATGGCATGTCCGCATGTGTCGGGTGTAGCAGCACTGGGCTTGTCGTATGCAGTGCAGAAACGCCGGCATTTCAAGGCACAGGAATTCCTTGATTTAATGAAATCTACAGCTCGCGAAGTAGACGGTTACTACAAGGGTTATAAGAAGTACAATTACCTGCATGTGTCGCCGGGCTTTACACCTACCAAAATGGACCTTCCTTCCTACCGCGGTAAAATGGGGAAATTGATTGATGCCGGTGCACTGTTACATGCTATTGCAGGAAGCGGTTCCGACATGAAAGTTCCCAATTTGTATGTGGCAATAGATAAAGGAGTCGTAATTGACTTTGCGCGTTATTTTGCCAATGGCGAAAACCTGACTTACGAATGTACGGTAAATAATGCGTCAAAGGTGCAAATTACACTTCAAAATAGCCGTCTAACAGTTAAAGGTCTTGCAGCAGGCATGACCAGTGCTATGGTAAAGGCCAGTGATGGAAAAACGCAGGCTTTTACCATCACTGTGCGCAAAAATGCGAGCGATACCGGATGGATGTGA
- a CDS encoding DUF1573 domain-containing protein, whose translation MKNKPYTYYLLCMLWSFFPVAQLGAQGGGFHSAVADSLVNPSLLKEGGQVLHFDSLDIHIGKLYDSDAPRTYTFRFRNVSSSDVRITKVSTSCGCTAATVNSKTITPGAEGSVVLVYNPKNNIGTVKTYAFVYTTVSAKYPVVRLTLTGEVVCSDEWDYLPYAMGAVRMKRKQVVFSEVTSSIRPSERILCANTSKNPLKLSARMLPPYAGFHSEPNVIPPGQEGDLVITVDGHKLPEKAPDKLRFTFIVEGVDAPLSDRLVNVIINRIQ comes from the coding sequence ATGAAGAATAAACCGTATACATATTATTTGCTTTGTATGTTGTGGAGCTTTTTCCCTGTAGCCCAGCTTGGAGCGCAGGGAGGAGGATTCCACTCTGCGGTGGCGGATTCTTTGGTTAATCCATCGTTGCTGAAAGAAGGGGGACAGGTACTGCATTTCGATTCATTGGATATCCATATTGGTAAGCTTTATGATAGTGATGCACCCCGTACCTATACATTTCGGTTTCGCAATGTGAGTTCTTCGGATGTGCGGATTACCAAGGTATCCACTTCATGTGGATGTACTGCGGCAACTGTTAATTCTAAAACGATAACTCCGGGAGCCGAAGGTAGCGTGGTATTGGTATACAATCCTAAGAATAATATCGGTACGGTAAAAACATATGCATTTGTATATACAACCGTTTCTGCCAAATATCCGGTAGTGCGTCTTACATTGACTGGTGAGGTCGTTTGCTCTGATGAATGGGATTATCTTCCATATGCTATGGGTGCTGTACGGATGAAACGCAAGCAAGTGGTCTTTTCGGAAGTAACATCATCCATTCGTCCGTCGGAGCGTATACTTTGTGCCAACACTAGTAAAAATCCTTTGAAACTTTCGGCTCGTATGCTTCCGCCATATGCAGGTTTCCATAGCGAGCCGAATGTTATTCCACCAGGACAAGAAGGTGACCTGGTGATAACGGTGGATGGACATAAGTTACCAGAAAAGGCCCCTGATAAGTTACGTTTTACTTTTATTGTAGAAGGGGTAGATGCGCCGCTGTCTGATCGGTTGGTTAATGTGATTATCAATCGTATTCAATAA
- a CDS encoding lipocalin family protein: MKILFRIMILSIFLTSFIACDDEEETKGRTLEVTPANLNGTWQLTEWNGQPLAEGTYCYITFVRKDKTFKMYQKFDSMYARFLTGSFDIEKDDYLGYIITGKYDYSLGGRWNNSYIVTELSSSGAMVWIVKDDADDVSKYIRCDDVPSFIKDESQGHEY; encoded by the coding sequence ATGAAAATTCTTTTCAGAATAATGATATTATCGATATTTCTGACCAGCTTTATAGCTTGTGATGATGAAGAAGAAACGAAAGGGAGAACTTTGGAGGTAACTCCCGCTAATTTAAATGGTACATGGCAACTGACAGAGTGGAACGGACAACCGTTGGCGGAAGGAACTTATTGTTATATTACTTTTGTCCGCAAAGATAAAACTTTTAAGATGTATCAGAAGTTCGACAGTATGTATGCACGTTTTCTAACCGGCTCATTTGATATAGAGAAAGATGATTATCTAGGATATATCATTACCGGGAAATATGACTACAGTCTAGGAGGACGTTGGAATAATTCGTACATTGTTACAGAACTTTCGTCTTCGGGAGCTATGGTTTGGATTGTTAAAGATGATGCAGATGATGTATCCAAATATATTCGATGTGATGATGTGCCTTCCTTTATAAAGGATGAGTCGCAAGGTCATGAATATTGA
- a CDS encoding Fur family transcriptional regulator: MKPYERLLEHNIKPSMQRIAIMQYLMEHPIHPSADDIYTALSPSMPTLSKTTVYNTLKLFSEQGAAQMLTIDEKNTNFDADTSIHSHFLCKRCGHIYDLQCPEAIKKVESLEMDGHQVSEVHYYYKGICKNCLRKDKETRID; this comes from the coding sequence ATGAAACCGTACGAAAGATTATTAGAACATAATATAAAGCCTTCGATGCAGCGTATTGCTATCATGCAATATTTGATGGAGCATCCCATCCATCCGTCGGCTGATGATATTTATACTGCATTGTCTCCTTCGATGCCTACACTTTCAAAGACGACAGTTTACAATACTTTGAAACTGTTTTCAGAACAAGGAGCGGCTCAGATGCTTACTATTGATGAGAAGAATACTAATTTTGATGCGGATACTTCCATTCATTCTCATTTCCTTTGCAAACGTTGCGGACACATTTATGACTTGCAATGTCCGGAAGCGATAAAAAAGGTAGAGAGCTTGGAGATGGACGGCCATCAGGTATCGGAAGTGCATTATTATTATAAAGGTATATGCAAGAATTGCTTAAGAAAAGATAAAGAAACACGTATTGACTAA
- a CDS encoding NADH peroxidase, which produces MKKFRCTVCGYVYEGDAAPEKCPLCKAPASKFVEVVEVEGGALTFADEHVIGVAKGCDEEMIKDLNNHFMGECTEVGMYLAMSRQADREGYPEVAEAFKRYAWEEAEHASKFAELLGDCVWDTKTNLQKRKDAEQGACEDKKRIATRAKALNLDAIHDTVHEMCKDEARHGKGFEGLYNRYFGDK; this is translated from the coding sequence ATGAAAAAATTTAGATGTACTGTTTGCGGTTACGTTTATGAAGGTGACGCAGCTCCTGAGAAATGTCCTTTGTGTAAAGCTCCTGCCAGCAAGTTCGTAGAAGTTGTTGAAGTAGAGGGTGGTGCATTGACTTTTGCTGACGAGCACGTTATCGGTGTTGCAAAAGGTTGTGACGAAGAAATGATTAAAGACCTGAACAACCACTTCATGGGCGAATGTACTGAAGTAGGTATGTATCTGGCTATGAGCCGTCAGGCAGACCGCGAAGGTTATCCTGAAGTAGCTGAAGCTTTCAAACGCTACGCTTGGGAAGAAGCTGAACATGCTTCTAAATTCGCAGAGTTGCTGGGTGACTGTGTATGGGATACTAAGACTAACCTGCAGAAACGTAAGGATGCTGAACAAGGTGCATGCGAAGACAAAAAACGTATCGCAACTCGTGCTAAAGCTTTGAACCTGGATGCTATCCATGACACTGTACACGAAATGTGCAAGGACGAAGCTCGTCACGGTAAAGGTTTTGAAGGTCTGTACAACCGTTATTTCGGCGATAAATAA
- a CDS encoding SagB/ThcOx family dehydrogenase translates to MKRVQLLLVCLVLSAAAFAADKVIKLPQPNLNRTGTVMKALSERHSTREFASKALNLADLSDLLWAANGVNRKDSGKRTAPSALNKQDVDVYVVLPEGSYLYDAKNHQLNLIAEGDYRGAVAGGQAFVKSAPVSLVLISDLSRFGDTKNAHTQLMGAMDAGIVSQNISIFCSAANLATVPRASMDNNQLKKVLKLKDTQIPMMNHPVGYFK, encoded by the coding sequence ATGAAAAGAGTACAACTATTGTTAGTTTGTTTAGTGCTTTCGGCAGCTGCTTTTGCTGCTGATAAAGTGATTAAGTTGCCACAGCCTAATTTAAACCGTACAGGTACGGTAATGAAAGCGTTGTCCGAACGTCATTCAACCAGAGAGTTTGCTTCAAAAGCTCTGAACCTGGCTGATTTGTCGGATTTGTTATGGGCTGCTAATGGCGTCAATCGGAAAGATTCAGGTAAACGGACGGCTCCGTCGGCTTTGAACAAGCAGGATGTGGACGTATATGTAGTGTTGCCGGAAGGTAGTTACTTGTACGATGCAAAGAATCACCAGTTGAATTTGATAGCTGAAGGAGATTACCGGGGTGCAGTTGCTGGTGGGCAGGCTTTTGTGAAATCGGCTCCGGTTTCTTTAGTGCTGATTAGCGACCTTTCCCGTTTCGGAGATACGAAAAATGCACATACCCAGTTGATGGGGGCTATGGATGCAGGTATTGTTTCACAGAATATTTCAATTTTCTGTTCTGCTGCAAATTTGGCTACAGTGCCACGTGCTTCGATGGATAATAATCAATTGAAGAAAGTCCTGAAGCTGAAAGACACTCAGATTCCTATGATGAACCATCCTGTAGGGTACTTTAAATAA
- a CDS encoding thioredoxin family protein — translation MKKVLVMVALVMVSVIVYAFNDKAETNQGKKEVTGNGEVVVMNKEMFLKDVFDYEKSKEWKYKGDKPAIIDLYADWCGPCRQTAPIMKELAKEYAGKITIYKVNVDKQKELAALFNATSIPLFVFIPMKGDPQLFRGAADKATYKKAIDEFLLK, via the coding sequence ATGAAAAAAGTATTAGTAATGGTGGCTCTTGTCATGGTAAGTGTGATTGTGTACGCTTTCAATGATAAAGCAGAAACCAATCAAGGTAAAAAAGAGGTAACAGGTAACGGTGAAGTCGTCGTAATGAACAAGGAAATGTTTCTGAAAGACGTCTTCGATTATGAAAAATCAAAGGAGTGGAAATACAAAGGTGACAAGCCTGCCATCATCGACTTATATGCTGATTGGTGCGGACCTTGCCGCCAGACAGCTCCTATCATGAAAGAATTAGCAAAGGAATATGCAGGGAAAATAACAATCTACAAAGTAAATGTGGATAAACAAAAAGAACTGGCAGCCCTGTTCAATGCAACCAGTATTCCATTGTTCGTATTCATCCCCATGAAAGGAGATCCACAGCTTTTCCGTGGGGCTGCTGACAAAGCAACCTATAAGAAAGCAATCGATGAGTTTTTATTAAAGTAA
- the trxA gene encoding thioredoxin: MEKFEDLIKSPVPVLVDFFAEWCGPCKAMKPVLEELKLVVGDKARIVKIDVDQHEELATKYRIQAVPTFIVFKDGEAVWRHSGVIHSSELQGVIEKHYT, translated from the coding sequence ATGGAAAAGTTTGAAGATTTAATAAAGTCACCGGTACCCGTTTTGGTTGATTTCTTTGCTGAATGGTGTGGACCTTGTAAAGCAATGAAACCCGTTTTGGAAGAACTGAAATTAGTTGTAGGTGACAAAGCCCGGATCGTAAAGATAGACGTTGACCAGCACGAAGAACTGGCTACTAAATATCGTATACAGGCCGTACCTACCTTTATAGTATTCAAGGATGGGGAAGCGGTATGGAGACATTCCGGCGTAATCCATAGCAGTGAACTGCAAGGGGTTATCGAGAAGCATTATACATAA
- a CDS encoding HigA family addiction module antitoxin encodes MSKKKFPSDMVANNMLPVYPTHPGAILKEEIEYRGISQRQLAKNMGIAYSALNEILNERRPLTEKTALLFEAALNVNAEPLLRLQMRYNMQVVQKDRSFMERLAQVRKVAAIL; translated from the coding sequence ATGAGTAAGAAAAAATTTCCGTCCGATATGGTGGCAAACAATATGCTCCCTGTATACCCAACACACCCGGGAGCGATTCTGAAAGAAGAAATCGAATATCGGGGAATTTCTCAGCGGCAGTTGGCTAAAAATATGGGAATTGCCTATTCTGCCCTAAATGAGATTTTGAACGAACGCAGGCCTTTGACAGAAAAAACTGCGCTGCTTTTCGAGGCTGCTTTGAATGTTAATGCAGAACCTCTATTGCGCCTTCAAATGAGGTACAATATGCAGGTTGTTCAAAAAGACCGTTCTTTCATGGAACGATTGGCTCAGGTCAGGAAGGTTGCTGCAATTCTTTAA